In Pseudoalteromonas sp. NC201, a single window of DNA contains:
- a CDS encoding glycosyltransferase — translation MRIKNVIFFVSTLDSGGLENYLLRFLYEKHSSFDGVYVYCKSGNAGQLEEKYRKINNVHIVLGKLGALNLFSHIKLAFFIKKNRIDAVCDFTGNFSALPLLFSRFAGVKKRVASYRNSSDRFKKGLLKNTFSNFLKFTVNKSATNIIANSEAGLNYFYTNKWKSDKRFSVIRNGLNSYELLAESGNLRKDFGISDQAFVIGHTGRFNEAKNHSTILAVAEILLKKYQDIYFILCGNGVLENLRSSVVSKQLNERIFLFENRNDVPRFLNTMNCYFFPSITEGQPNALIEAMVLGLPYVASDIASIRETASEHYKLYDPLDVEGLSEALEKLYLNNTPRDISLQKETCERFEHTKRFDDFYRVLSGM, via the coding sequence ATGAGAATTAAAAATGTAATTTTTTTTGTTTCTACTCTTGATAGTGGGGGGTTGGAAAACTATCTCTTGCGCTTTCTATATGAAAAGCATAGCAGTTTTGATGGTGTTTATGTTTATTGTAAAAGTGGAAATGCAGGGCAACTTGAAGAAAAATACCGAAAAATAAATAATGTTCACATTGTCCTAGGTAAGTTAGGAGCTCTTAATTTATTTTCACATATAAAATTAGCTTTTTTCATAAAGAAAAATAGAATCGATGCAGTTTGTGATTTTACAGGGAATTTCTCAGCATTACCTCTTTTGTTTTCTCGTTTTGCAGGGGTGAAAAAGCGTGTTGCTTCTTACCGAAACTCATCTGACCGATTTAAGAAAGGTCTTTTAAAAAACACCTTTAGTAACTTTTTGAAATTTACTGTAAATAAAAGTGCTACTAATATAATCGCGAATTCTGAAGCGGGTCTAAATTATTTTTATACCAATAAGTGGAAAAGCGACAAGCGTTTTTCTGTAATTCGCAACGGTTTAAACTCTTATGAATTACTTGCAGAAAGTGGAAATTTAAGAAAGGATTTTGGCATATCTGACCAAGCATTTGTCATTGGCCACACAGGCCGTTTTAATGAGGCTAAGAACCATTCTACAATCTTAGCCGTTGCCGAGATTTTACTGAAAAAGTATCAAGATATATATTTTATTTTATGCGGAAATGGTGTCTTGGAGAACCTTCGGTCATCAGTAGTTTCAAAACAGCTTAATGAAAGAATATTTTTATTTGAAAATCGTAACGATGTCCCTCGTTTTTTGAATACTATGAATTGTTATTTTTTCCCATCAATTACAGAAGGGCAGCCTAACGCTCTTATTGAGGCTATGGTTTTAGGGCTGCCATATGTTGCTTCAGATATTGCTTCAATTCGAGAGACAGCCAGCGAACACTATAAGCTTTATGACCCATTAGATGTAGAAGGTCTTTCTGAAGCGCTTGAAAAGCTTTACTTAAATAACACTCCGAGAGACATAAGTTTACAAAAGGAAACTTGCGAAAGGTTTGAACACACAAAGAGGTTTGACGACTTTTATCGCGTGCTTTCAGGTATGTAA
- a CDS encoding ATP-grasp domain-containing protein, protein MKIAIHHRKGSFSERWIDYCEKNNVSYKVVNAFESNVIEQIKGCAAFMWHHHHGDAKDVIAAKKILFALEHAGIKVFPNFRTGWHFDDKVAQKYLFEAIGAPVVPSYVFYDKANALAWAKSINYPKVFKLKGGAGSANVRLINNKREAYKVINKSFGRGFSQFDKLNNLKDKLAKYLSKQESGKELLKAFAKLFISSSFARKHHRESGYVYFQDFIENNDSDLRVIVIDNKAFAVKRMVREGDFRASGSGVKVFDKESIDINCIKIAFEVNERLCSQSAAFDFIWDNNGKPYLVEVSYGFAIDFYDPCPGYWDNNLQWQIGEFNPQEWMVESLIDSLNNNEARDN, encoded by the coding sequence ATGAAAATAGCTATACACCATAGAAAGGGAAGTTTTTCTGAACGCTGGATTGATTACTGTGAAAAAAATAATGTTAGCTATAAAGTTGTAAACGCTTTTGAGTCTAATGTTATAGAGCAGATTAAAGGCTGCGCAGCATTTATGTGGCATCATCATCATGGTGATGCAAAAGATGTAATTGCGGCAAAGAAGATTCTCTTTGCGTTGGAGCATGCCGGTATCAAAGTATTTCCAAATTTTCGTACTGGATGGCACTTTGATGATAAAGTAGCGCAAAAGTATTTATTTGAAGCAATAGGCGCACCTGTTGTACCAAGTTACGTTTTTTACGATAAAGCTAATGCTCTAGCTTGGGCTAAAAGTATCAATTACCCAAAAGTATTTAAACTTAAGGGAGGGGCGGGCTCCGCGAACGTACGGCTTATTAATAATAAGCGTGAGGCATATAAAGTTATAAATAAATCCTTTGGTCGAGGCTTTTCCCAGTTTGATAAGTTAAATAATCTTAAAGATAAACTTGCAAAATATCTATCAAAACAGGAGAGTGGAAAAGAGCTATTAAAAGCATTTGCTAAACTATTTATATCAAGTAGTTTTGCAAGAAAGCATCATCGTGAAAGCGGTTATGTATATTTTCAAGATTTTATAGAAAATAATGATTCTGACTTAAGAGTTATTGTTATTGATAATAAAGCTTTCGCAGTTAAAAGAATGGTACGTGAGGGCGATTTTCGAGCTTCAGGTAGTGGAGTGAAAGTCTTTGATAAAGAAAGTATTGATATTAACTGTATAAAGATTGCGTTTGAAGTTAATGAACGGCTATGTTCGCAATCTGCTGCTTTTGATTTTATTTGGGATAATAATGGTAAACCATATTTGGTTGAAGTAAGTTATGGGTTTGCTATTGATTTTTATGACCCTTGCCCAGGGTATTGGGATAATAATTTGCAATGGCAAATAGGGGAGTTCAACCCTCAAGAGTGGATGGTTGAAAGTTTAATTGATAGTTTGAATAATAATGAAGCCCGTGATAATTAA
- a CDS encoding EpsG family protein has protein sequence MIINKNTLITYIFFIFSPIFSIPLILIQLFNNVNKGMVLLISALYALLSFKYIPNITNDKKRYIERFDLFSGYDFKELINYFVTVKRPDFVFDGINFAFSKLGLGVNYFFFFITFVTIYLYFCFIKLQCSKMSNKKFLFGIFTVLFVVFSVSLPSIFSGVRFLFAGSIFVWGVYFLFADDRRLWLVFCLFLTSALTHYSFILLIFAALFSVVNYKRVVISLILFVSLLLLFGTSVAKESFESILSFLTLPESYLNKASLYMQEDIESSFNAKILSFLRHLWLFYLMVFLFFNYERNSKYYAFIVNLVFVVCFVSFIDTAFYRYALFLKILFVPYVFYLSTKRESAGTNVNFLLFSVFYFLGFVVDIVVIRDNIAASYSSGVWSLYEILTTSNADISLVE, from the coding sequence GTGATAATTAATAAAAACACATTAATAACCTATATATTTTTTATATTCTCACCTATTTTTTCTATTCCATTGATATTGATTCAGTTGTTTAATAATGTCAATAAAGGGATGGTGTTGTTGATTTCAGCTCTTTATGCCTTGCTGAGTTTTAAGTATATACCTAATATAACTAATGATAAAAAAAGGTATATTGAAAGGTTTGATTTGTTTTCTGGTTACGATTTTAAAGAGTTGATAAACTATTTCGTAACTGTGAAAAGGCCTGATTTTGTTTTTGATGGTATTAACTTTGCGTTTTCAAAGTTGGGTCTTGGTGTTAATTATTTTTTCTTTTTTATAACTTTTGTTACGATTTATTTGTATTTTTGTTTTATTAAATTGCAGTGCTCAAAAATGTCTAACAAAAAGTTTTTGTTTGGTATTTTTACTGTTCTCTTTGTTGTTTTTTCTGTTTCATTGCCCAGTATATTTTCTGGGGTGCGTTTCCTTTTTGCTGGCAGTATTTTTGTTTGGGGAGTGTATTTTTTATTTGCAGATGACAGAAGGTTGTGGCTAGTTTTTTGTTTATTTTTAACTTCAGCGCTTACGCATTATAGTTTCATTCTTTTAATATTTGCGGCTCTTTTTTCGGTGGTAAATTACAAAAGAGTTGTTATATCTTTAATTTTGTTTGTTTCATTGCTTTTGCTTTTTGGGACATCAGTGGCAAAAGAATCATTTGAAAGTATTTTAAGTTTTTTAACTTTGCCTGAAAGTTACTTAAATAAAGCAAGCTTATATATGCAGGAAGATATAGAAAGTAGTTTTAATGCAAAAATTCTAAGTTTTTTAAGGCATTTGTGGTTGTTTTATTTGATGGTGTTTTTGTTTTTTAACTATGAGAGAAATAGTAAGTATTATGCGTTTATAGTTAATCTTGTTTTTGTTGTTTGCTTTGTGTCATTTATAGATACAGCATTTTATCGATATGCTCTGTTTCTAAAGATATTGTTTGTACCTTATGTGTTCTATTTATCTACCAAAAGAGAAAGTGCGGGCACTAATGTTAATTTTTTGCTTTTTTCTGTTTTTTATTTTTTAGGATTCGTGGTAGATATTGTCGTTATAAGGGATAATATAGCAGCATCATATAGTTCAGGTGTCTGGTCATTGTATGAAATTTTGACGACTTCAAATGCTGATATATCTTTAGTTGAGTGA
- a CDS encoding acyltransferase, with protein MKEIKYQLRYALPVWFMQLLTSWLPDISVCIRIRGLLVSIFLPGMPRKLTLGRDVTLLAINRFKIGDNVYIAKGCWINAIGGVTFEDEVVLAPYVVMSSNNHGFKDGSVKRGGAHPGPIQVGFGTWVAAHSVIAANVNIGKGNLVAANSVVTKSTSDNSVQAGVPAKHIKTRLDNPSTINSKHDINL; from the coding sequence ATGAAAGAAATTAAATATCAGCTTAGATATGCACTTCCTGTATGGTTTATGCAGCTTCTTACTTCTTGGTTGCCCGATATTTCCGTTTGTATCAGGATTAGAGGCTTGTTGGTTTCAATTTTTTTACCCGGAATGCCAAGGAAGTTAACATTAGGTCGAGATGTGACCTTACTTGCTATTAACCGCTTTAAAATAGGAGATAATGTATATATTGCGAAAGGCTGTTGGATTAATGCTATCGGAGGTGTAACTTTTGAAGATGAAGTGGTTTTGGCCCCCTATGTAGTAATGTCTTCAAATAATCATGGTTTTAAAGATGGCTCAGTAAAAAGAGGTGGCGCACATCCCGGGCCAATACAAGTTGGCTTTGGTACATGGGTTGCCGCGCACTCTGTAATTGCAGCAAACGTAAATATAGGTAAAGGAAACTTAGTTGCCGCTAACAGCGTGGTGACTAAGTCAACATCAGATAATAGTGTTCAAGCTGGTGTACCTGCAAAGCACATAAAAACACGACTAGACAATCCGTCAACAATAAACAGTAAGCACGACATTAATCTATGA
- a CDS encoding sugar transferase, with translation MKRIFDFLVALCAILILMPIIVIVAVLIHFKLGSPILFTQARPGLNGKIFKMMKFRTMLDTKDEHGNLLSDDQRMTKFGGFLRSTSLDELPGLLNVIKGDMSLVGPRPLLIQYLPLYSQEQARRHDVRPGITGWAQVNGRNAISWEEKFKLDVWYVENQSFLLDIKILFLTVKKVFVREGISADGEATMSLFKGSDKK, from the coding sequence ATGAAACGCATCTTTGATTTTTTAGTTGCTTTGTGTGCAATACTCATTTTAATGCCAATTATTGTGATTGTTGCAGTGTTGATACATTTTAAATTAGGTTCTCCTATTTTATTTACTCAAGCTCGGCCTGGCCTCAATGGCAAAATATTCAAGATGATGAAATTCAGAACCATGCTCGATACAAAAGATGAGCACGGGAATTTATTGTCAGATGACCAGCGTATGACCAAGTTTGGTGGTTTTTTACGTTCAACTAGCTTAGACGAGCTACCAGGGCTGTTAAATGTGATTAAAGGTGATATGAGTCTTGTTGGCCCAAGACCTCTACTTATTCAGTACTTGCCTCTTTATAGTCAAGAGCAAGCTCGGCGCCATGATGTACGACCCGGTATTACAGGATGGGCGCAAGTTAACGGACGTAATGCAATTAGCTGGGAAGAAAAGTTTAAGCTTGATGTTTGGTATGTGGAAAACCAAAGCTTTTTACTAGATATAAAAATACTCTTTTTGACCGTAAAAAAAGTATTTGTACGTGAAGGTATCAGCGCTGATGGTGAGGCGACAATGTCTCTTTTTAAAGGGAGCGATAAGAAATGA
- a CDS encoding glycosyltransferase family 4 protein, which yields MNVKVVRVSLEHRFYLYNGEYYTRLAFPYLYWKDYLRYFDKVEVIARVKNLESINQDYKRVDGENVDVIPMPYYVGLKNFIFKLPSLLFRASNLVNSKDYFILRSGNVSNVLWVFIVLYRKQYLREYPGNVYEGVTGFAGKGIHIKLLAYFLDGLAKKQALLSKANSFVSEDCKAIYSTRKPSYVFSSFNIDEINVQKENYSYGGEFNLVSVGRLEGEKGHKDLISALSKIKIKTKLKIIGDGSQLGALRQQAAYLDVDVDFLGAITDRDKLFKIIADSDLYIIPSHTEGMPRSLLESMAIGMPCIGTFVGGIPEVLNSDYLVQAKKIEALSDLILKVSKDEKLRINMGRENRLFIREKYSRENMDKQKLKFWGELYK from the coding sequence ATGAATGTTAAAGTAGTCCGGGTAAGTTTAGAGCATCGTTTTTACCTCTATAATGGGGAGTATTATACTCGGTTAGCGTTTCCTTATCTGTATTGGAAAGATTATCTAAGATACTTTGATAAAGTTGAAGTGATAGCTAGAGTTAAGAATTTAGAATCGATAAATCAAGATTACAAAAGAGTTGATGGAGAAAATGTCGATGTAATACCTATGCCATATTATGTTGGATTAAAAAATTTTATTTTTAAGCTCCCAAGTTTATTGTTTCGGGCATCTAATTTAGTTAATTCAAAAGATTACTTTATTCTTAGAAGCGGCAATGTTTCAAATGTATTATGGGTTTTTATTGTTCTATATAGAAAGCAGTACCTTAGAGAATATCCAGGGAATGTATATGAAGGAGTAACAGGGTTTGCAGGGAAAGGCATTCATATAAAGTTACTTGCTTATTTCTTGGATGGTTTGGCTAAAAAACAGGCTTTGCTGTCTAAGGCAAATAGTTTTGTCAGTGAAGATTGCAAAGCAATTTATTCCACAAGGAAGCCAAGTTATGTATTTTCAAGTTTCAATATCGATGAAATAAATGTTCAAAAAGAAAATTATAGCTATGGAGGGGAGTTTAATCTTGTTTCTGTAGGACGTTTAGAAGGAGAAAAAGGCCACAAAGATCTTATAAGTGCATTATCTAAAATTAAAATAAAGACTAAGCTAAAGATTATTGGTGACGGTAGCCAGCTAGGTGCTCTTCGTCAACAAGCTGCCTACTTAGATGTAGATGTCGATTTTTTAGGTGCTATTACGGACCGGGACAAGCTTTTTAAAATTATTGCTGATTCAGATCTTTACATAATCCCATCTCATACTGAGGGGATGCCACGCTCTCTCCTTGAGTCTATGGCAATAGGCATGCCTTGTATAGGTACTTTTGTCGGTGGTATACCAGAGGTACTAAATTCTGATTATTTAGTGCAAGCAAAAAAAATAGAAGCTTTATCTGATTTAATCTTAAAAGTATCTAAGGATGAGAAGCTTAGAATAAATATGGGTAGAGAGAATCGTTTATTTATAAGAGAAAAATATTCCAGAGAAAATATGGATAAACAAAAATTAAAATTTTGGGGTGAGTTATATAAATGA
- a CDS encoding 3-hydroxyacyl-CoA dehydrogenase family protein has protein sequence MEVSIVGSGTMATGIAQVLCLSNEVSRVNLIARTEDKAIASKSTCEKNISRLARKGKVSVEQSSMAIEKVFCFTELATVCNSDLIIEAIAEDFIAKMELFSKLAQFISESVIVASNTSSLSITAFGSVLPNPQNVIGLHFFNPAPVMELVEIVVGHETSPEVVGKLQVLTKSLGKSPVVVQEAPGFVVNRMLIPMINEAVSILAEGVASAEDIDKAMKLGAHHPMGPLALADLIGNDVNLSIMESLYKETGDPKYRAHPLLRKMVRANCLGRKTKRGFFEY, from the coding sequence ATGGAAGTGTCAATAGTTGGCTCAGGCACAATGGCTACAGGTATAGCTCAAGTATTATGTTTAAGTAATGAGGTTTCAAGAGTAAATTTAATTGCAAGAACAGAAGATAAAGCTATTGCTTCAAAAAGTACATGTGAAAAAAACATATCTAGACTTGCTCGCAAAGGGAAAGTTTCAGTAGAGCAGTCAAGTATGGCAATAGAAAAGGTATTCTGTTTTACAGAGCTTGCCACAGTATGTAATTCAGATTTAATTATTGAGGCGATTGCTGAGGATTTCATTGCTAAAATGGAGCTATTTTCCAAACTTGCCCAATTTATAAGTGAGTCAGTAATTGTTGCTTCTAATACTTCATCTCTCTCTATAACTGCTTTTGGTAGCGTTTTACCAAACCCTCAAAATGTAATTGGATTGCACTTCTTCAACCCAGCGCCGGTTATGGAACTAGTTGAAATTGTCGTTGGTCATGAAACTAGCCCTGAAGTAGTTGGTAAACTTCAAGTTCTGACTAAATCATTAGGGAAATCTCCTGTTGTAGTACAAGAAGCACCAGGTTTTGTTGTGAACCGAATGCTGATCCCAATGATTAACGAAGCTGTGAGTATTTTAGCTGAAGGTGTTGCTTCAGCTGAAGATATTGATAAGGCAATGAAATTAGGAGCCCATCATCCAATGGGACCATTAGCTCTGGCAGATTTAATCGGCAACGATGTAAATTTATCAATAATGGAGTCACTCTATAAAGAGACTGGAGATCCTAAGTACAGAGCACATCCTCTTTTGAGGAAAATGGTACGAGCAAATTGTCTTGGGCGTAAAACAAAAAGAGGCTTTTTTGAGTATTAA
- a CDS encoding acetyltransferase, with amino-acid sequence MKEIIIIGGGGFAKEVVWLAQDCNRKVRGVLDDNASTHGTDVQGAIVLGSVDSWVDYSLDCEFIIAIGNPRTRKAVSDKMHLLGKPNFATLIHPSVRYSNTVCIGKGSIICAGSILTADIEMGTHNILNLNVTVGHECNFGDFITVAPMAAVSGNVLLDDLVEIGTGATIRQGLNLQKGSMLGMGGVLTKNIPERTIFAGNPAKKLKEIAE; translated from the coding sequence ATGAAAGAAATTATAATTATAGGTGGTGGAGGGTTTGCTAAAGAGGTTGTTTGGCTTGCTCAAGATTGTAATCGTAAGGTAAGAGGTGTGTTAGATGATAATGCTTCGACACATGGTACCGACGTCCAAGGTGCAATCGTTTTAGGTTCAGTTGACTCTTGGGTAGATTACTCTTTAGATTGTGAGTTTATAATAGCTATCGGTAATCCTAGAACACGTAAGGCTGTTTCAGATAAAATGCATCTATTAGGAAAGCCGAATTTTGCAACACTGATCCATCCTAGTGTTAGATATTCCAATACTGTTTGTATCGGTAAAGGCAGTATTATTTGTGCAGGCTCAATATTAACTGCTGACATAGAGATGGGGACTCACAATATATTAAATCTTAATGTGACGGTTGGACATGAGTGCAATTTTGGTGATTTTATAACTGTCGCCCCCATGGCTGCTGTTTCTGGAAATGTATTATTAGATGATTTAGTTGAAATTGGTACGGGTGCAACAATTAGGCAAGGTTTAAACCTTCAGAAAGGCTCTATGCTTGGTATGGGAGGAGTCTTGACTAAAAATATCCCTGAAAGAACGATTTTTGCAGGTAACCCTGCAAAGAAATTAAAGGAGATAGCTGAGTAA
- a CDS encoding glycosyltransferase yields MKKKICIIVTDAVSFNYLMKGQLEYLSNSGKYEITLISGGDEKQIAILEHRNVGRYVYLPFSREIDIKKDIFCVIRLFAFFIFNRFDVVVYSTPKALLLGSISSALTLQKKRIAIVRGRVYENYLGKKRKFFEFLDRLSLSISSKCIFISKSLMQNFIAERIVDSRKSAVLLNGSSNGLDFDWVNSPSVKDELLKLKKEIGYNESDFIAVCVGRICIDKGVVELEAIFNNLKHYSEFKLVLVGRIENELAKDIIARLSGFDNFFHFDQVSDVRCFFKLANLHLFLSHREGFGNVALEAAGFCVPTFGYDVVGVRDSVCNGVSGKLFPFQEVELIVKEIEGYIHSKEKLKDEYSESAIWAKRNFKSATVWEAYEKEFYK; encoded by the coding sequence ATGAAAAAGAAAATATGCATTATTGTTACTGATGCGGTTTCATTCAACTATTTAATGAAAGGGCAATTAGAATATTTATCTAATTCTGGTAAGTATGAAATAACATTAATTTCAGGAGGTGATGAAAAGCAAATAGCTATTTTGGAGCATAGAAATGTTGGTAGGTATGTCTACTTGCCATTTAGTCGTGAAATTGATATTAAAAAAGATATTTTTTGTGTAATTAGGCTTTTTGCTTTTTTTATTTTTAATCGGTTTGATGTTGTAGTTTACTCAACCCCTAAGGCCCTTTTGTTAGGTTCTATAAGTTCAGCTTTGACGCTTCAAAAAAAGCGAATAGCAATTGTCAGAGGGCGAGTTTATGAGAACTACTTAGGAAAAAAGCGTAAATTCTTTGAGTTTTTAGATAGACTTTCTTTATCTATTAGTAGTAAGTGTATTTTTATTTCTAAATCTCTTATGCAAAACTTTATCGCAGAAAGAATTGTAGACTCTAGAAAATCTGCGGTTTTACTAAATGGTTCATCTAACGGCTTAGATTTTGACTGGGTAAATTCACCTTCAGTGAAAGATGAGCTATTAAAACTTAAAAAAGAAATTGGCTATAATGAGTCTGATTTCATAGCTGTATGTGTCGGTCGTATTTGTATTGATAAAGGTGTTGTTGAGCTTGAAGCAATTTTTAATAATTTAAAGCACTACTCTGAATTTAAGTTAGTTCTTGTTGGGCGCATAGAGAATGAGCTCGCGAAAGATATCATAGCTCGGCTCTCGGGCTTTGATAACTTTTTTCACTTTGACCAAGTTTCTGATGTTAGGTGTTTTTTCAAGTTGGCTAATTTACATTTATTTCTATCGCACAGAGAAGGTTTTGGTAATGTGGCGCTAGAAGCTGCAGGGTTTTGTGTTCCCACTTTTGGTTACGATGTGGTTGGAGTTAGGGATAGTGTATGTAATGGAGTAAGTGGTAAATTATTTCCTTTCCAAGAAGTGGAACTAATAGTTAAGGAAATTGAAGGTTATATTCACTCAAAAGAAAAATTAAAAGATGAATATTCTGAAAGTGCCATTTGGGCCAAGAGAAATTTTAAGTCAGCCACTGTTTGGGAAGCCTATGAAAAGGAATTTTACAAATGA
- a CDS encoding DegT/DnrJ/EryC1/StrS family aminotransferase: MLNSPFSPWPSFTQQEADAVSKVVLSNKVNYWTGTEGREFEKEFAAWTGAEYAIALGNGTLALDIALKALNVGEGDEVITTPRTFLASASSIVTAGAAPVFADVDLNSQAITAESIKAVLTPQTKAVIVVHLAGMPAEMDAIMALSKEHGFYVIEDCAQAHGAKYKGRSVGSIGHIGAWSFCQDKIMTTGGEGGMVTTNSKDLWSKMWSYKDHGKSFDAIYNREHPPGFRWLHESFGTNWRMTEMQAVIGRIQLTRMSDWTAKRQSNAQAIDQVAKAFNVVRTVRVPDYIEHAEYKHYLFVNSAALREGWTRDRIVDEINTLGVPCFQGSCSEVYLEKAFDSTPWRPKERLTNAVELGETSLMFLVHPTLTTEEISKTCEVVKQVLHKASL; encoded by the coding sequence ATGTTAAATTCCCCGTTTTCCCCTTGGCCTAGCTTTACTCAGCAAGAAGCAGACGCAGTAAGTAAAGTTGTACTTTCTAACAAAGTGAATTACTGGACTGGTACAGAAGGGCGTGAATTTGAAAAAGAGTTTGCAGCTTGGACTGGTGCTGAATATGCGATTGCACTTGGTAATGGCACATTAGCGTTAGATATTGCGTTGAAAGCATTGAACGTTGGTGAAGGAGATGAGGTTATTACTACTCCTCGTACTTTCTTAGCTTCTGCAAGTAGTATTGTTACAGCGGGAGCTGCACCTGTATTTGCCGACGTTGACTTAAATAGCCAAGCTATTACTGCTGAGTCTATTAAAGCGGTTTTAACACCTCAAACAAAAGCAGTTATTGTGGTGCATTTAGCTGGAATGCCTGCTGAAATGGATGCGATCATGGCCCTCAGTAAAGAGCATGGCTTCTATGTCATAGAAGACTGTGCTCAGGCACATGGTGCTAAGTATAAGGGTCGTTCAGTTGGTTCTATAGGCCATATAGGTGCTTGGTCATTTTGCCAAGATAAAATTATGACCACTGGTGGTGAAGGTGGAATGGTTACTACAAACTCCAAAGACCTATGGTCAAAAATGTGGAGTTATAAAGACCACGGTAAAAGCTTTGATGCCATTTACAATCGTGAACACCCTCCTGGATTTCGCTGGTTGCATGAGAGTTTTGGCACTAATTGGCGTATGACAGAAATGCAAGCAGTGATTGGGCGTATTCAACTTACTCGTATGTCAGACTGGACGGCTAAAAGGCAAAGCAATGCTCAAGCGATAGATCAAGTTGCAAAAGCATTCAATGTGGTACGTACAGTGCGCGTGCCGGATTATATTGAGCATGCAGAGTATAAACATTATTTGTTTGTAAACTCTGCGGCGCTTAGGGAAGGTTGGACAAGAGATCGCATAGTCGACGAAATCAACACGCTTGGCGTGCCCTGTTTTCAAGGTAGCTGCTCAGAAGTTTACCTAGAAAAAGCCTTTGATAGTACGCCTTGGCGACCAAAAGAGCGCTTAACAAATGCAGTAGAGTTAGGTGAAACATCTTTAATGTTTTTGGTGCACCCAACGCTTACCACTGAAGAAATCAGCAAAACTTGTGAGGTAGTAAAGCAAGTACTTCACAAAGCATCACTATAA